One genomic region from Candidatus Eisenbacteria bacterium encodes:
- a CDS encoding T9SS type A sorting domain-containing protein, which produces LATLAGETSFEWAVPDVDEPDCRIRVVCVDAESNEGSDISDADFRIIPHDGTAPEVAVVAPNGGEEIDALSAYTITWTSSDNIAVTGTIVLLSIDGGSTYPDTLATLAGETSFEWAVPDVDEPDCRIRVVCVDAESNEGSDISDADFSIVDVSGVEGQQEIPVSLILRRSRPNPFAGMTRIEFGLPTAQRVTLGIYNIKGQLIKTLAAGEYSPGFHTVVWRGKNAQGEKVSSGLYFYRLVTDGKVLKQKMLYLN; this is translated from the coding sequence CTGGCGACCTTGGCCGGCGAGACGAGCTTCGAGTGGGCGGTGCCCGACGTCGATGAGCCGGACTGCCGCATCAGAGTCGTCTGCGTCGACGCCGAGTCGAACGAGGGCAGTGACATCTCCGACGCCGACTTCCGCATCATCCCGCATGATGGGACAGCGCCGGAAGTAGCCGTCGTCGCGCCGAACGGCGGAGAAGAGATCGACGCGTTGAGCGCTTATACGATCACCTGGACCTCCAGCGATAATATCGCTGTCACGGGAACGATCGTGTTGCTCTCGATCGACGGCGGGTCGACCTATCCGGACACGCTGGCGACCTTGGCCGGCGAGACGAGCTTCGAGTGGGCGGTGCCCGACGTCGATGAGCCGGACTGCCGCATCAGAGTCGTCTGCGTCGACGCCGAGTCGAACGAGGGCAGTGACATCTCCGACGCCGACTTCTCGATTGTCGACGTGAGTGGGGTCGAGGGTCAGCAGGAGATTCCCGTTTCTCTAATCCTCAGAAGAAGCCGGCCGAATCCCTTCGCCGGAATGACCCGGATCGAGTTCGGTCTACCCACCGCCCAGCGGGTCACGCTGGGGATCTACAACATCAAGGGCCAACTGATCAAAACCTTGGCCGCAGGCGAGTATAGCCCTGGGTTCCATACAGTTGTGTGGCGCGGGAAAAATGCGCAGGGTGAGAAGGTTTCAAGTGGCCTCTATTTCTATCGCTTGGTGACCGATGGCAAGGTCCTGAAGCAGAAGATGTTATATCTTAATTAA
- a CDS encoding OmpA family protein, with translation MNAVHKILAAILITALAAGCSSNKKLLEQQQMEITSLTTRLNEAEQQLAEEQARAANLTAELDQVLAEFSEKEELYLEQINSKTVITLPDAVLFSSGSARLTSSGKGILDRIAGVLEEHPDREILVEGHTDDVQIANQYLSKYPSNWELSSARAHSVLHYFQDQHRFPGKRLSAIGYGEYRPLTGSDTPEGRAMNRRVVISIGPMRQEERQTLP, from the coding sequence ATGAATGCGGTCCACAAGATACTGGCCGCCATCCTCATCACGGCGCTTGCCGCCGGCTGCTCATCAAATAAAAAACTTCTGGAGCAGCAGCAGATGGAGATCACCTCGCTCACCACACGGCTAAATGAGGCGGAGCAACAACTGGCTGAAGAGCAAGCCAGAGCGGCCAATCTGACAGCTGAGCTGGACCAGGTTTTGGCCGAGTTTAGCGAGAAGGAGGAGCTCTACCTCGAGCAGATTAATTCGAAGACAGTTATCACGCTGCCCGATGCCGTCCTGTTCTCTTCGGGAAGCGCCCGTCTCACCTCGTCGGGAAAGGGCATTCTTGACAGGATCGCTGGTGTGCTCGAGGAACATCCTGATCGTGAGATCCTTGTCGAGGGACATACCGACGATGTCCAGATTGCGAATCAGTACTTGTCTAAATACCCATCCAATTGGGAACTTTCATCAGCGCGGGCCCACTCTGTTTTACATTATTTCCAGGATCAACATCGCTTTCCCGGGAAGCGTTTGTCGGCTATCGGTTACGGGGAGTACCGGCCGCTGACTGGAAGCGATACACCGGAGGGGCGGGCCATGAACCGGCGGGTCGTCATCAGCATTGGTCCAATGCGGCAGGAAGAACGGCAGACGCTCCCCTGA
- a CDS encoding protein kinase has translation MGVLDEPTGESMADSPIDSGSPREIPTDLTGTKVGRYLVESLIGRGGMGEVYVANDPLLNRKVALKRINRDRGGGGVERGRILREARRAGKINDPRIASVYDVLDLAGDVILVQEHVDGRTLRELIHQHPPIKEFWPIAVECAQALAVAHREGLLHRDIKPENIMVTRSGGVKVLDFGLAKPLASERETETLTTESFQDPKFGGTPPYMAPEVLLGRDIDERTDIFSLGVTFYELLTGIRPFRGQTFHAVAQEILNTEPGVPTDLNKEVPPSLSTVVLRMLAKRPDDRYATAEEVLHDLEKSRGGQEITPLARIDEPTRPVVFKAPMTKVLLASAGAIFVILFLLLGGPEKIRERFGWYPLPSQKNVLLLPFEIGSGNEEDLKEIALGISGLLGSGLAGLSGDPSLQVASFMNTIQLGIKTPSEGRELLGANLVIAPLLLSDGRKLQGTLRLLDPVSGRRLRFRTIEAPLSRPGEFINAAFVQSAEMLGLSAGSPAQRHLIIYGTEGAGTLQFYLAGLGRILEIHRNRDAVAAADTIQILEAVNSFERATNIDPDHAPSYAGVARGCRLMYKAMGDAAWLGRGEQAAHRAISLDDSLGDAHKRLSFIYWDQGKRDLAAAEMNIALALDPYDDVALANLGLFYRVLECDDEEERVYLDAARLNPNHWAPQWYLAFRIYYRRGRIEEAREAFRQVVRLAPDLYKGYQALGGMQVLDGDYGEAAENLERSIALHPNAEALGNLGVTYFNTRDFDRCIQTFNEVFQYKFAEYQDWLNLGDAYYWAPDKRAKAVAAYVEAIRLGRRTLSTYPSNYMIYANLAQIYPKIDKPDSARICLEAALAGDPENPMIQFCAALTFWQLHESDKALDWLGKSVAGGYPVSWLRDSPIFDEWRPESRFQEIVKEIL, from the coding sequence ATGGGAGTTTTGGACGAACCAACGGGTGAAAGCATGGCCGATTCGCCGATAGATTCGGGCTCTCCACGAGAGATTCCCACCGATCTCACAGGCACAAAGGTGGGCCGTTATCTCGTTGAATCACTTATTGGACGGGGAGGAATGGGTGAAGTCTATGTGGCGAATGACCCCCTCTTAAATCGCAAGGTGGCGCTGAAAAGGATCAACCGTGACCGGGGTGGGGGAGGCGTTGAGAGAGGCCGCATCCTAAGGGAAGCCCGGCGGGCCGGCAAAATCAACGACCCAAGGATTGCCTCCGTTTATGACGTCCTTGATCTTGCCGGTGATGTGATACTTGTCCAGGAGCACGTCGATGGACGAACCCTCCGGGAGCTGATCCATCAGCATCCACCCATTAAAGAGTTTTGGCCCATTGCCGTGGAATGCGCACAAGCGCTTGCCGTCGCCCACAGAGAGGGCCTTCTTCATCGGGATATCAAACCCGAGAACATCATGGTCACACGGTCGGGTGGTGTTAAAGTCCTCGACTTCGGATTGGCGAAACCGCTTGCCTCTGAGCGGGAGACGGAAACCCTCACAACGGAATCATTCCAGGATCCAAAATTCGGTGGGACGCCGCCCTATATGGCCCCCGAGGTCCTGTTGGGCCGCGATATCGACGAACGGACCGATATCTTTTCACTCGGAGTTACATTTTACGAGCTGCTGACCGGGATCAGGCCTTTCCGCGGCCAGACGTTCCACGCCGTGGCCCAAGAAATCCTTAATACCGAACCGGGTGTTCCCACCGATTTAAACAAGGAGGTTCCGCCCTCTCTATCTACGGTTGTGCTGCGGATGCTGGCTAAAAGGCCGGATGACCGCTACGCAACGGCCGAGGAGGTCCTTCATGATCTGGAAAAGTCGCGGGGTGGGCAGGAGATTACTCCTCTTGCGCGGATAGATGAACCCACGCGACCTGTTGTGTTTAAGGCGCCAATGACCAAGGTCTTGTTGGCCTCCGCCGGAGCGATATTCGTTATACTCTTTCTTCTCCTTGGAGGACCAGAAAAGATTCGGGAGCGATTCGGATGGTATCCACTGCCATCACAAAAGAATGTTCTCTTGCTGCCCTTTGAAATAGGTTCCGGCAATGAAGAGGATTTGAAGGAGATAGCGCTCGGCATTTCGGGACTCCTCGGTTCCGGCCTGGCGGGGCTCTCAGGTGATCCGTCCCTTCAGGTGGCCTCCTTCATGAACACGATTCAATTAGGCATAAAAACGCCTTCGGAGGGCCGCGAGCTTCTAGGCGCCAATCTCGTCATCGCGCCCCTTCTCCTCAGTGATGGACGCAAGCTGCAAGGGACACTGAGGCTGTTGGATCCGGTCTCGGGCCGCCGGCTTCGATTTCGCACGATTGAAGCCCCCCTCTCAAGACCCGGCGAATTTATCAACGCAGCTTTTGTGCAATCCGCGGAGATGCTGGGTCTGTCCGCCGGGAGTCCTGCACAAAGGCATCTCATCATTTATGGAACCGAAGGGGCCGGAACACTTCAGTTTTATCTCGCCGGTTTGGGGCGGATTCTGGAGATTCATCGCAACCGTGATGCTGTCGCCGCAGCTGACACCATCCAAATTCTTGAAGCCGTGAATTCTTTCGAACGGGCGACGAATATTGATCCGGATCACGCCCCCTCCTATGCCGGCGTGGCGCGGGGTTGCCGCCTAATGTATAAAGCGATGGGGGATGCGGCATGGCTCGGGCGGGGAGAGCAGGCCGCGCACCGGGCGATCTCGCTGGATGATAGCCTGGGTGACGCTCACAAAAGGCTCAGTTTCATCTACTGGGATCAAGGGAAGCGAGACCTTGCCGCAGCAGAGATGAACATTGCTTTGGCCCTTGACCCATACGACGATGTGGCCCTCGCAAACCTTGGACTCTTCTATAGAGTTCTCGAGTGCGACGATGAAGAGGAGCGCGTCTATCTGGACGCCGCCCGATTGAACCCAAACCATTGGGCGCCTCAGTGGTATTTGGCGTTCAGAATTTATTACAGGCGCGGCCGCATCGAGGAAGCGCGTGAGGCTTTCCGACAAGTGGTCCGGCTGGCTCCCGATTTATACAAAGGTTATCAAGCCCTGGGAGGGATGCAGGTTCTCGACGGGGACTACGGGGAGGCCGCGGAAAATCTCGAGAGATCGATCGCGCTTCATCCAAATGCAGAAGCTTTGGGGAATCTAGGAGTCACTTACTTTAACACAAGAGATTTTGATCGCTGCATTCAGACCTTTAACGAAGTCTTTCAGTATAAATTCGCCGAATATCAGGATTGGCTCAATCTCGGAGATGCCTACTACTGGGCCCCGGACAAGCGGGCGAAGGCCGTAGCGGCTTATGTTGAAGCGATCCGTCTCGGCCGCAGGACCCTCTCGACATATCCATCAAACTACATGATTTATGCGAATCTTGCGCAGATCTACCCCAAGATTGACAAACCCGATAGCGCCCGGATATGTCTCGAGGCGGCGCTCGCAGGTGATCCCGAAAATCCCATGATCCAGTTTTGCGCTGCATTGACATTCTGGCAGCTCCACGAGAGCGATAAGGCGTTGGATTGGCTTGGCAAATCGGTTGCGGGAGGGTACCCGGTTTCCTGGCTTCGTGATTCCCCCATATTTGATGAATGGAGGCCGGAAAGCCGTTTTCAAGAAATTGTGAAGGAAATATTGTGA
- a CDS encoding DUF134 domain-containing protein, with amino-acid sequence MPRPRKKRSVYCPPFFSDFKPAGIRGSKLESLWLALDEFEAIRLADFLGMDHAEAADQMDISRSTFSRLAERARYKMAQFLIEGRHLRIDGGDVHFRGNLIRCQSCQHMFNSAFDLALEKCPSCGSSNLMDMANAYGHGDCCLNYHHRK; translated from the coding sequence ATGCCAAGACCACGGAAGAAGAGGTCGGTTTATTGCCCACCCTTTTTCTCCGACTTCAAACCAGCGGGGATCAGGGGAAGCAAGTTGGAATCTCTTTGGCTGGCCCTGGACGAATTTGAAGCGATCCGGTTGGCCGATTTTTTGGGCATGGATCATGCGGAGGCCGCTGATCAGATGGATATTTCCCGATCGACGTTTTCCCGTTTGGCGGAGAGGGCCCGCTACAAGATGGCTCAATTCCTGATTGAGGGCAGGCATCTTCGGATCGATGGGGGTGATGTCCATTTTCGAGGGAATCTCATTCGGTGCCAAAGTTGTCAACACATGTTCAATTCGGCCTTTGATCTGGCGCTGGAGAAATGTCCCAGCTGCGGTTCTTCGAACCTGATGGACATGGCCAACGCATATGGACATGGGGATTGCTGCCTTAACTATCATCATAGGAAGTAG